From one Pecten maximus chromosome 8, xPecMax1.1, whole genome shotgun sequence genomic stretch:
- the LOC117332199 gene encoding protein TsetseEP-like, giving the protein MVTTTPATHRMVTTTTATHSIVTTTPATHRMTKPDQTRPYQTTDQTTDQATDQTTDQATDQATDQATDQTTDQTTDQATDQTTVQTTVQITDHRPDHRPDHRPDHRPDHRPEHSPDHRPEHRLDHRPDHRPDHTRPQTRPQTRPQTTPQTRPQTTPQTRPQTTPQTRPYQATDQTTDQTTDQTTVQNTDHRPDHRPDHRPDHSPDHRPEHSPDHRPDHRLDHTRPQTRPQSRPQTIDQNRPQARPQTRPQTRPQTRPQTIPDHRLDHRPDHRPNHRPDHTPNHRPNHRPNHRLDHRPDHRPDHRPDHRPDHTRPQTRTQSRQQTRPQSRPQTRPQTRSYQATDQTTVQATE; this is encoded by the coding sequence ACCAAACCCGACCAGACCAGACCATACCAGACCACAGACCAGACCACAGACCAGGCCACAGACCAGACCACAGACCAGGCCACAGACCAGGCCACAGACCAGGCCACAGACCAGACCACAGACCAGACCACAGACCAGGCCACAGACCAGACCACAGTCCAGACCACAGTCCAGATCACAGACCATAGACCAGACCACAGACCAGACCACAGACCAGACCACAGACCAGACCACAGACCAGAACACAGTCCAGACCACAGACCAGAACACAGACTAGATCATAGACCAGACCACAGACCAGACCATACCAGACCACAGACCAGGCCACAGACCAGACCACAGACCACACCACAGACCAGACCACAGACCACACCACAGACCAGACCACAGACCACACCACAGACTAGACCATACCAGGCCACAGACCAGACCACAGACCAGACCACAGACCAGACCACAGTCCAGAACACAGACCATAGACCAGACCACAGACCAGACCATAGACCAGACCACAGTCCAGACCACAGACCAGAACACAGTCCAGACCACAGACCAGACCACAGACTAGATCATACCAGGCCACAGACCAGACCACAGTCCAGACCACAGACCATAGACCAGAACAGACCACAGGCCAGACCACAGACAAGACCACAGACTAGACCACAGACCAGACCACAGACCATACCAGACCACAGACTAGACCACAGACCAGACCACAGACCAAACCACAGACCAGACCACACACCAAACCACAGACCAAACCACAGACCAAACCACAGACTAGACCACAGACCAGACCACAGACCAGACCACAGACCAGACCACAGACCAGACCATACCAGGCCACAGACCAGAACACAGTCCAGACAACAGACCAGACCACAGTCCAGACCACAGACCAGACCACAGACTAGATCATACCAGGCCACAGACCAGACCACAGTCCAGGCCACAGAGTAG